The Kozakia baliensis genome includes a region encoding these proteins:
- a CDS encoding glycosyltransferase family 4 protein, giving the protein MPPPPTSPTILQVLPALGTGGIERGTIEIAEAITQASGRALVASAGGRLTPKLGAVGALHIEIDLRSKSPLAIWRNARRLARLIRQENISLVHARSRAPAWAAYLACRKTRTPFVTTWHGVHSENWPGKKRYNSVLARGDRVIAISKYIADRLRQNYRVGLDRLRLIPRGADARRFDPECVHGPRIQALAEAWALPDDARIIMLPGRLTRWKGQMLLLDALAQLQTTLDQHWICVFVGPADPQDRFVRELQAHATQLGIGERLRFAGLCQDMPAAYAMADVVVIPSLKPEPFGRVVVEAQAMGCPVIVSAQGGAMETILPGETGLLVPPNDAPAVAEALWQVLNATPEDLAALAETARDHVLRHYTTWQMQSATLSVYDELLGTNLRANFTNTDCPSDEPR; this is encoded by the coding sequence ATGCCTCCGCCGCCCACTTCCCCCACGATCCTGCAAGTTCTTCCTGCCCTCGGCACCGGGGGCATCGAACGCGGCACAATCGAAATTGCAGAGGCCATCACCCAAGCAAGCGGGCGCGCCCTCGTCGCCAGCGCGGGCGGTCGCCTTACGCCCAAACTCGGCGCCGTCGGCGCGCTGCACATCGAAATCGACCTGCGCAGCAAATCCCCGCTCGCCATCTGGCGCAACGCCCGCCGCCTCGCCCGCCTCATCCGGCAGGAAAACATCAGCCTCGTCCACGCTCGGTCCCGCGCCCCCGCCTGGGCCGCCTACCTCGCCTGCCGCAAAACCCGCACGCCCTTCGTCACGACATGGCACGGAGTCCATTCCGAAAACTGGCCGGGGAAAAAACGCTATAATTCCGTTCTCGCACGCGGCGACCGCGTAATCGCCATCAGCAAATATATCGCCGACCGCCTCCGCCAGAATTACCGCGTCGGGCTGGACCGCCTGCGTCTCATCCCCCGCGGCGCCGACGCTCGGCGCTTCGATCCCGAATGCGTCCACGGTCCACGCATCCAAGCCCTCGCGGAAGCCTGGGCGCTTCCTGACGACGCACGCATCATCATGCTGCCAGGCCGCCTCACGCGCTGGAAAGGCCAAATGCTTCTGCTGGATGCGCTCGCCCAGCTTCAAACCACACTCGATCAACACTGGATTTGCGTTTTCGTCGGTCCCGCCGACCCCCAAGACCGCTTCGTGCGCGAACTTCAGGCCCACGCCACCCAACTCGGCATCGGCGAGCGCCTTCGCTTCGCCGGCCTGTGCCAGGACATGCCCGCCGCCTACGCCATGGCGGATGTCGTCGTCATTCCTTCACTGAAGCCAGAACCTTTCGGACGCGTCGTGGTGGAAGCGCAGGCCATGGGTTGCCCCGTCATCGTCTCCGCCCAGGGCGGCGCGATGGAAACCATTCTCCCCGGCGAAACCGGCCTGCTCGTTCCGCCCAACGATGCACCGGCAGTTGCGGAGGCGTTATGGCAAGTCCTTAACGCCACGCCGGAAGATCTCGCCGCTCTGGCCGAAACCGCGCGCGATCACGTCCTGCGGCATTATACCACATGGCAGATGCAAAGCGCGACGCTCAGCGTGTATGACGAACTCCTCGGCACGAATCTTCGCGCCAATTTCACCAACACCGATTGCCCTAGCGACGAACCACGATGA
- a CDS encoding putative quinol monooxygenase — protein sequence MPKSLYATMKALPQHRDKLAELLTNLAKDVRAEPGNVRFEVYTLATDPNFFHVEETYRDENAFQAHIATAHGKAFNAAITDLVEGGGSTVVFLEPIA from the coding sequence ATGCCCAAATCCCTCTACGCCACCATGAAAGCCCTGCCCCAGCATCGCGATAAACTTGCCGAATTGCTGACGAACCTCGCCAAAGACGTGCGCGCCGAACCGGGCAATGTGCGTTTCGAAGTCTATACGCTCGCCACCGACCCCAACTTCTTCCATGTAGAAGAAACATACCGAGACGAAAACGCCTTCCAGGCCCATATCGCCACCGCCCACGGCAAGGCCTTCAACGCCGCCATTACGGATCTGGTCGAAGGTGGCGGCTCGACCGTGGTGTTCCTCGAACCCATCGCCTGA
- the dcd gene encoding dCTP deaminase produces the protein MPIMPDSWIRRMAKEHGMIEPFVEAQKREGVISYGLSSYGYDARVGEDFKIFTDVDNAVVDPKNFAANSFVTRTGDITIPPNSFALAHTIEYFRIPRDTLVVCLGKSTYARCGIIVNVTPLEPEWEGQVTIEISNTTKLPARIYANEGICQFLFFQGASPCEVSYADRAGKYMRQSGVTTPRL, from the coding sequence ATGCCGATCATGCCCGATAGCTGGATCCGCCGTATGGCGAAGGAACACGGAATGATCGAACCCTTCGTCGAGGCGCAAAAGCGCGAAGGCGTCATCTCCTACGGCCTCTCCTCCTACGGATACGACGCCCGCGTCGGCGAGGATTTCAAAATCTTCACCGATGTCGATAACGCCGTGGTCGATCCCAAGAATTTCGCAGCCAACAGCTTCGTCACCCGCACGGGCGACATCACCATCCCGCCCAACAGCTTCGCCCTGGCCCATACGATCGAGTATTTCCGCATCCCGCGCGATACGCTGGTCGTCTGTCTCGGCAAATCCACCTATGCGCGCTGCGGCATCATCGTGAACGTCACCCCGCTGGAACCGGAGTGGGAAGGCCAGGTCACGATCGAAATCAGCAACACCACCAAACTTCCCGCCCGCATCTACGCCAATGAAGGCATCTGCCAGTTCCTGTTCTTCCAAGGCGCCTCGCCCTGCGAAGTCAGCTATGCCGACCGCGCTGGAAAATACATGCGCCAATCCGGCGTCACCACACCCCGGCTCTAA
- the murA gene encoding UDP-N-acetylglucosamine 1-carboxyvinyltransferase, which translates to MDRFIIRGGNRLEGDIQIGGAKNAGLKLMVAGLLTGERLILSNVPKIADIATMRDLLRQHGIAVENVDAEGRTLSIGGPIESVEAPYDIVSKMRASILVLGPLLARAHEARVSLPGGCAIGTRPVDMHLKGLETLGAEIRLEGGYINARAPGGLKGDRIVLPFASVGATENLLMAATLAKGRTEIVNAAREPEIGDLVECLNRMGARISGSGSGTLVIDGVDALHGAEHAVMADRIECGTYACAAGITGGDLRLLGGRISDLGAVVRTLEEAGVEVIAEENALRVRRNGPLHGVDIMTEPYPGFPTDMQAQFMAMLSMADGASMVTETIFENRFMHVPELNRMGARINVHGSSAIIRGVPKLSGAPVMATDLRASFSLILAGLAAAGETILSRIYHLDRGYEAVDRKLAAVGARIERIRE; encoded by the coding sequence GTGGACCGTTTCATTATTCGCGGCGGCAACCGCCTAGAGGGCGACATCCAAATCGGCGGGGCCAAAAATGCGGGCCTGAAACTCATGGTGGCCGGATTACTGACCGGCGAACGCCTGATCCTTTCCAACGTCCCCAAAATCGCCGATATCGCCACCATGCGCGACCTGCTGCGCCAGCACGGCATCGCGGTGGAGAATGTCGATGCGGAGGGCCGCACCCTTTCCATTGGCGGCCCGATCGAATCGGTCGAAGCGCCTTACGACATCGTCTCCAAAATGCGCGCCTCCATCCTCGTGCTCGGCCCGCTCCTCGCCCGCGCGCATGAAGCCCGCGTCTCCCTGCCCGGCGGCTGCGCCATCGGCACCCGCCCGGTGGACATGCATCTCAAGGGCCTGGAAACGCTCGGCGCGGAAATCCGCCTCGAAGGCGGCTATATCAACGCCCGCGCGCCCGGCGGCCTCAAAGGCGACCGTATCGTCCTGCCTTTCGCATCCGTTGGCGCAACCGAAAACCTGCTCATGGCCGCCACGCTCGCCAAAGGGCGCACGGAAATCGTCAACGCCGCGCGCGAACCTGAAATCGGCGATCTCGTGGAATGCCTCAACCGCATGGGCGCACGTATCAGCGGCTCCGGTTCCGGCACGCTCGTCATCGACGGCGTGGATGCTCTCCACGGCGCGGAACATGCCGTCATGGCGGACCGCATCGAGTGCGGCACCTACGCTTGCGCGGCGGGCATCACCGGCGGCGATCTGCGCCTCCTCGGTGGCCGCATCAGCGACCTCGGCGCCGTCGTGCGTACGTTGGAAGAAGCGGGCGTGGAAGTCATCGCCGAGGAAAATGCCCTCCGCGTGCGCCGCAACGGCCCGCTGCACGGCGTCGATATCATGACCGAACCCTATCCCGGTTTCCCGACCGACATGCAAGCCCAGTTCATGGCCATGCTCTCTATGGCGGACGGCGCTTCGATGGTGACGGAAACCATCTTCGAAAATCGCTTCATGCATGTGCCGGAACTCAACCGCATGGGCGCGCGCATCAATGTGCATGGCTCCTCGGCCATCATCCGCGGCGTGCCCAAACTCTCCGGCGCCCCTGTCATGGCCACCGATCTGCGCGCCTCGTTCTCGCTCATTCTGGCCGGTCTCGCCGCCGCGGGCGAAACCATCCTCAGCCGCATTTATCATCTCGATCGCGGTTATGAGGCGGTGGACCGCAAACTCGCCGCCGTCGGCGCGCGGATCGAACGCATCCGCGAATAA
- a CDS encoding inorganic phosphate transporter, which translates to MDAGKNTAFKLFFLTVVACALAFVGYSVLTDIQAAGEHGLAVGAFALLALALLIALGFEFVNGFHDTANAVATVIYTNSLPPLVAVVWSGMWNLLGVLVSSGAVAYSVVTLLPVELILQVGSSAGHAMIFALLIAAILWNLATWAIGIPNSSSHALIGSIMGVGIANQLMAPAGAATYGVDWSQVEKVFSALLFSPPCGFILSMVLFWLFRMLIRNNTLFQAPEGNKPPPFWVRSLLIGTCTGVSYFHGGNDGQKGMGLIMLILIGAAPTAYALNRAMPESSMPAFIQSAGEASNIFRHHTTDGDRIAIENARTVVTNALRDKHVAEPHVYGALATLSDDIASSVENYKSLNAIPAAEVPNVRTDMYLVSDAIRTLEKTSEFHGGEASSLKNFMGQLNAGTRFIPTWVKVAVAVALGMGTMVGWKRIVVTVGEKIGKTHLNYAQGASAELVAMGTIGLAEGYGMPVSTTHILSSGVAGSMAAAGSGLQWRTLRTMAMAWVVTLPAAMLISGVLFFIFRHIF; encoded by the coding sequence ATGGATGCCGGTAAAAATACGGCATTTAAATTGTTCTTCCTAACGGTCGTCGCCTGCGCGCTTGCCTTCGTCGGCTATAGCGTCCTGACCGACATCCAAGCCGCTGGCGAGCATGGGCTTGCGGTGGGCGCCTTCGCGCTGCTGGCCCTGGCGCTGCTCATCGCTCTCGGGTTCGAGTTCGTGAACGGATTCCACGATACGGCGAATGCGGTCGCGACAGTCATCTACACCAACAGCCTGCCACCACTGGTCGCCGTGGTGTGGTCCGGCATGTGGAACCTGCTCGGCGTGCTCGTCTCCTCCGGCGCGGTCGCCTATAGCGTAGTGACGCTTTTACCCGTCGAGTTGATCCTCCAAGTCGGGAGCAGCGCAGGGCACGCCATGATCTTCGCCCTTCTGATCGCTGCAATTTTGTGGAATCTCGCGACATGGGCAATCGGCATCCCCAATAGTTCGTCCCATGCTCTGATCGGATCGATCATGGGCGTCGGCATCGCCAACCAGCTTATGGCCCCCGCTGGCGCCGCCACGTACGGCGTGGACTGGTCGCAGGTCGAGAAAGTTTTCAGCGCGCTTCTCTTCAGCCCGCCCTGCGGCTTTATTCTTTCGATGGTGCTTTTCTGGCTGTTTCGCATGCTGATTCGTAACAACACGCTCTTTCAAGCGCCCGAAGGCAATAAACCGCCCCCGTTCTGGGTGCGCAGCCTGTTGATCGGCACCTGCACCGGCGTTTCTTATTTCCATGGCGGCAATGACGGCCAGAAAGGGATGGGCCTTATCATGCTCATTCTGATCGGTGCCGCCCCTACGGCCTACGCCCTCAACCGCGCCATGCCGGAATCTTCCATGCCCGCTTTCATCCAATCGGCGGGTGAAGCTTCCAACATCTTCCGCCATCACACGACGGATGGCGATCGTATCGCCATTGAAAACGCGCGCACCGTCGTCACCAACGCCCTGCGCGACAAGCACGTGGCCGAACCGCATGTCTATGGTGCCCTGGCGACCCTTTCCGACGACATCGCTTCATCGGTGGAAAACTATAAGTCGCTGAACGCCATTCCCGCAGCCGAGGTCCCCAACGTCCGCACCGATATGTATCTGGTGTCCGACGCCATCCGCACGCTGGAAAAAACGTCTGAATTTCATGGCGGCGAAGCCAGCAGCCTCAAGAATTTCATGGGCCAACTCAACGCCGGCACGCGCTTTATCCCAACTTGGGTGAAAGTAGCCGTTGCCGTCGCGCTGGGTATGGGCACAATGGTGGGATGGAAACGCATCGTCGTGACGGTCGGCGAGAAAATCGGCAAGACGCATCTGAATTACGCTCAAGGCGCTTCAGCCGAACTCGTCGCCATGGGCACCATCGGGCTTGCCGAAGGCTACGGCATGCCAGTCTCGACCACCCATATCCTATCGAGTGGCGTCGCTGGCAGCATGGCCGCCGCAGGGTCGGGCCTGCAATGGCGGACGCTACGCACCATGGCGATGGCGTGGGTCGTCACGCTTCCCGCAGCCATGCTCATCAGTGGCGTGCTCTTCTTCATTTTCCGTCATATCTTCTAA
- a CDS encoding carbohydrate porin: MVGIFAMLGFGVATVTTASGASIPLATDILPSGVPLPSPVPSLVLPAEDPTTELLGNAGGAREWLTKKGIRINIQDVEELWGLTSGGLHPGPTYDGMTAVALLLDTKRAFGWHDGLLNISALQIRGRSLTGERLGALNAVSGYDAGRSTRLFELWYGQGFFGNRLDIRVGTIDLDTEFLVSQNASFFLNSSFGWPLSTSSNLYSGGPSWPFSAVGARIKWVPAYPLVLMGAITDDNPTRGPFYSDISATQRDPTGTSFSTKGGALFMGEAQFWMDAAQQLAGQDAPALPGTWKIGGLYDSGHFPDQRYDDQGGLLASPNSSGNPYYHQGNWLAYVVIDQMVWRESKGSSKTINFFARATINDGVRNRFSKEIQSGLTFDGLIPGHSDDTIGIAWGTSFYGSRAIENTRDTFRLGTNSAGHLKSEHHVELTYQAAITPYLLLQPDFQYFWNIGGTSKNSDTGQTIKNGTVIGLNMTTTF; encoded by the coding sequence ATGGTCGGCATCTTCGCTATGCTCGGCTTCGGCGTGGCGACGGTTACAACAGCATCGGGCGCAAGCATACCGCTTGCAACGGATATTCTCCCCTCCGGCGTTCCCCTGCCTTCGCCCGTACCGAGTCTCGTTCTTCCCGCAGAAGACCCAACGACTGAACTCCTCGGCAATGCCGGAGGCGCGCGGGAATGGCTGACGAAAAAAGGCATTCGCATCAATATTCAAGATGTCGAGGAATTGTGGGGGCTCACCTCGGGCGGGCTACATCCTGGCCCAACCTACGATGGCATGACCGCCGTCGCTCTCCTGCTCGATACCAAGCGCGCCTTCGGCTGGCATGACGGATTGCTGAACATCAGCGCACTGCAAATCCGCGGTCGCTCCCTTACAGGAGAGCGTCTCGGCGCTCTGAACGCGGTCAGTGGCTATGACGCTGGGCGCTCCACACGCCTTTTCGAACTTTGGTATGGTCAGGGCTTTTTCGGAAACCGCCTCGATATCCGCGTCGGCACCATCGATCTCGACACCGAATTTCTCGTCAGTCAGAACGCCTCGTTTTTTCTGAACTCAAGCTTCGGCTGGCCCCTCTCCACGTCGAGTAACCTCTATTCCGGCGGCCCTTCCTGGCCCTTTTCGGCCGTAGGCGCACGCATTAAATGGGTGCCTGCCTATCCTTTGGTCCTGATGGGCGCAATCACCGACGATAACCCGACGCGCGGACCGTTCTATAGCGATATCAGCGCAACCCAGCGGGACCCGACCGGCACCTCCTTCTCAACCAAGGGCGGCGCGCTTTTCATGGGGGAAGCCCAATTCTGGATGGACGCAGCCCAACAGCTTGCCGGGCAGGACGCCCCTGCCCTGCCAGGAACATGGAAAATCGGCGGACTTTACGATAGCGGCCATTTTCCCGATCAGCGATACGATGATCAGGGCGGTTTGTTGGCCAGCCCGAACAGCAGCGGGAACCCCTATTATCATCAAGGCAATTGGCTTGCTTATGTTGTCATCGACCAAATGGTTTGGCGCGAGAGCAAAGGATCGAGCAAAACCATAAATTTTTTCGCACGCGCCACGATTAACGATGGCGTCCGCAACCGCTTCTCCAAAGAAATCCAAAGCGGGCTAACTTTCGACGGTCTCATTCCAGGCCATTCCGACGATACGATCGGCATTGCGTGGGGGACGAGTTTTTATGGGAGCCGCGCTATCGAAAACACACGCGATACATTCCGCCTCGGCACCAACAGTGCTGGCCACCTGAAGTCGGAACATCATGTCGAACTAACCTATCAGGCGGCCATCACACCCTATCTGCTCCTGCAACCGGATTTCCAATATTTCTGGAATATCGGCGGCACTTCCAAAAACAGCGATACGGGCCAGACAATTAAAAACGGCACGGTGATCGGCCTGAACATGACCACCACGTTTTAA
- the ppk2 gene encoding polyphosphate kinase 2, whose amino-acid sequence MGEQDINDLPCQESEHVRMRREILDDMDEEFELSLHDDGVSESLDDADREFRRIYFRELIRLQGELIKLQDWIKATGQRLVVLFEGRDAAGKGGAIKRITQRLNPRICRVAALPAPNDRERTQWYFQRYVAHLPAAGEIVLFDRSWYNRAGVEQVMGFCNDAQYEEFFRSVPEFERMLVRSGIRLVKYWFSITDDEQEARFHARIEDPLKQWKLSPMDLESRRRWEDYTQAKEIMLERSSIAEAPWWVVQGVDKKRARLNCIAHLLSLIPYEPVPQQEITLPERVHHPDYERQPTPSSMIVPEIY is encoded by the coding sequence ATGGGCGAGCAAGATATCAATGACCTACCGTGTCAAGAATCTGAGCACGTTCGGATGCGTCGTGAAATTCTCGACGATATGGATGAAGAGTTCGAACTTTCCTTGCATGACGACGGTGTCAGCGAGTCACTCGATGACGCCGACCGGGAATTCCGGCGCATCTATTTTCGCGAGTTGATCCGCCTGCAAGGCGAACTCATCAAACTGCAAGATTGGATCAAAGCCACGGGCCAGAGGTTGGTCGTCCTTTTCGAAGGGCGCGATGCCGCCGGAAAAGGCGGGGCGATCAAACGCATCACGCAGCGCCTCAATCCACGCATCTGCCGCGTGGCTGCCTTGCCCGCCCCGAACGACCGCGAGCGCACGCAATGGTACTTCCAACGCTACGTCGCGCATCTTCCGGCCGCAGGCGAAATCGTTCTTTTCGACCGTAGCTGGTATAATCGCGCCGGCGTCGAACAAGTCATGGGTTTCTGTAACGACGCTCAATACGAGGAATTTTTCCGCTCGGTCCCGGAATTCGAACGGATGCTTGTCCGCAGCGGAATCCGACTTGTGAAATATTGGTTCTCGATCACGGATGACGAACAAGAAGCACGCTTCCACGCCCGCATCGAAGATCCGTTGAAGCAGTGGAAATTATCCCCGATGGATTTGGAAAGCCGCCGACGCTGGGAGGATTATACGCAGGCGAAAGAGATCATGCTCGAACGCTCCAGCATCGCGGAAGCCCCCTGGTGGGTCGTGCAAGGCGTGGACAAGAAACGCGCCCGGCTCAATTGCATCGCTCATCTTTTGTCCTTGATACCGTACGAGCCTGTTCCCCAACAGGAAATCACGCTCCCCGAGCGCGTTCACCATCCCGATTACGAACGCCAGCCGACGCCATCTTCCATGATCGTTCCAGAAATTTACTAA
- a CDS encoding lactate permease LctP family transporter, with protein sequence MHAWQQNYDPLGDLFLSSAVALIPIVFFFLALLVMKLKGHIACTITVLLTALVATLFYKMPLSYALASAAYGFLYGLWPIAWIILAAVFLYKLSVKTGHFEIIRGSIVSVSDDQRIQVLLVAYGFGAFLEGAAGFGAPVAITTALLVGLGVPPLYAGGLCLIANAAPGAFGAMGIPVIVGGQVIGAEPIAVAYNVVPSIAVLSFVLPYVLVALVDGWRGIRETWPAISVTAIVFTVTQSGTVLLVGPELPDIVASLCTLMVLPMFLKVWRPAHSFRFPAAEKEAVIVEDTYTRGEMLRAWAPFIVLTVCVALWSVPPFKKLFIGNGPLAWTVYSFPFPLLHDAVLKMPPVTAGPTPYHAIFKLDFVSSVGTAIMIAGIISVFVLGAKVQEAGRIFVQTLKELRIPFYSIGMVLAFAFLANYSGLSATLALLFADASSAFTFLSPILGWLGVFLTGSDTSSNALFGGLQAATGHQIGVSGPLLVAANTVGGAVGKMISPQSIAVACAAIGFVGREGDLLRFTLKWSVLLVVMVGIVVTLQAYVFS encoded by the coding sequence ATGCATGCGTGGCAACAGAATTACGATCCGTTGGGCGACCTTTTTCTTTCGAGCGCGGTTGCTCTTATCCCAATCGTGTTTTTCTTTCTTGCCTTGTTGGTTATGAAATTGAAGGGACACATCGCCTGCACGATCACGGTATTGCTCACGGCGCTGGTTGCGACGCTATTTTATAAAATGCCGCTGTCTTATGCGCTGGCTTCTGCCGCATATGGTTTTTTATACGGATTATGGCCGATTGCATGGATCATCCTCGCGGCGGTTTTCCTCTATAAATTGTCGGTCAAGACGGGGCATTTCGAAATTATTCGTGGTTCCATCGTTTCCGTTTCCGACGATCAGCGGATTCAGGTTCTGCTTGTCGCTTATGGATTCGGTGCGTTTTTGGAAGGTGCGGCGGGGTTCGGTGCGCCTGTTGCGATCACAACCGCTCTGCTTGTCGGCCTTGGTGTGCCGCCGCTCTATGCCGGCGGTTTGTGCTTGATCGCCAATGCCGCGCCTGGCGCTTTTGGGGCTATGGGTATTCCGGTTATTGTGGGCGGGCAGGTCATCGGGGCGGAGCCTATCGCTGTTGCCTATAATGTCGTGCCATCCATTGCGGTTCTTTCTTTCGTTTTACCATATGTTCTTGTTGCGTTGGTCGATGGCTGGCGGGGTATTCGCGAAACATGGCCCGCCATTAGTGTGACCGCGATTGTGTTTACGGTAACTCAATCTGGCACGGTTTTGTTGGTCGGGCCGGAATTGCCCGATATCGTCGCTTCGCTGTGTACTTTGATGGTTTTGCCGATGTTCCTTAAAGTCTGGCGGCCAGCCCACAGCTTCCGGTTTCCTGCTGCGGAAAAGGAAGCTGTTATTGTCGAAGATACATATACGCGCGGCGAGATGCTTCGGGCTTGGGCGCCTTTCATCGTTCTGACGGTCTGTGTGGCGCTTTGGAGTGTCCCGCCGTTTAAGAAGCTGTTCATCGGCAATGGGCCTTTGGCCTGGACGGTTTATTCTTTTCCCTTTCCGCTATTGCATGATGCCGTGCTGAAAATGCCGCCCGTCACGGCAGGGCCGACGCCATATCACGCCATATTCAAGCTGGATTTTGTCTCGTCAGTTGGCACGGCGATCATGATTGCGGGAATTATTTCCGTTTTCGTCTTGGGTGCGAAGGTTCAGGAAGCTGGTCGCATTTTCGTTCAAACGCTCAAGGAATTGAGAATACCGTTCTATTCCATCGGCATGGTTTTGGCTTTCGCCTTTCTTGCCAACTACTCCGGCCTATCGGCGACGCTTGCACTGTTATTTGCTGACGCCTCTTCGGCGTTTACTTTCCTATCGCCCATTCTTGGCTGGCTGGGGGTTTTTCTTACCGGCTCGGATACATCCTCCAATGCCTTGTTCGGCGGTTTGCAGGCTGCGACTGGGCATCAGATCGGTGTGAGTGGGCCTTTGCTGGTTGCCGCCAATACAGTGGGCGGTGCGGTCGGTAAGATGATTTCTCCGCAATCGATTGCGGTGGCATGTGCCGCGATCGGTTTTGTCGGGAGAGAGGGAGATCTTCTCCGTTTCACGTTGAAATGGAGTGTGCTTCTCGTCGTCATGGTGGGGATCGTCGTGACGCTACAGGCTTACGTATTTTCGTGA
- a CDS encoding carbohydrate porin codes for MFAAITPSRADEVIKPQTQNEPANQPHVPPVKSVPAPVVRVDPNRLDALVDTESLSAFLNKRDDALRERDLATGYYVPVQAFGNLVPQLSPIRRWLDNRGYNFQFAYKGEALANVGGGLSKGMSYAHELTLVNNFDLGKLLGLDGWILHGVLMERAGRQVSYDHVGEHRILLSEVYSLSGHAAAHLADIYVEKTFLHNSLNINVGRLTLTHTYATSVLLCTFMVQCSAPPAVKSVQGWSVYPKATWGGTMRLRPTRDLTLRTGVYASADLNKNPSGWAWGSEDVTGVMLPIELTWEPFLGPKRLPGHYKFGFGHDTSGFADLIGKVPPAMNQFYRAHQKESRNTFYVEVDQMIYRSHGEHQMAGGYLMAGYVHNTPQVSVFSDEVYIGTSLLGIIPYRPYDRFGVMYSYYQMSNRLTLGQTLRYAAGLPYEAFVNGPQTHAAILEAYYGVPVVPGLIIQPSFEYMMRPGETSVIPNATVIGLKVLGNL; via the coding sequence ATGTTTGCTGCCATCACGCCTTCACGGGCAGATGAGGTCATCAAGCCGCAGACACAAAATGAGCCTGCGAATCAACCCCATGTTCCTCCCGTAAAATCCGTTCCGGCTCCGGTTGTGCGTGTGGACCCCAACAGGCTCGACGCCTTGGTGGATACCGAGAGCTTGTCGGCGTTCCTCAATAAAAGAGACGATGCCTTGCGCGAACGCGATTTGGCGACTGGTTATTATGTGCCCGTGCAAGCATTCGGTAACCTTGTGCCGCAATTATCGCCTATCCGCCGCTGGCTCGACAATCGAGGCTATAATTTTCAATTCGCCTATAAAGGTGAAGCGTTGGCCAACGTGGGTGGCGGATTGAGCAAGGGCATGTCCTACGCTCATGAACTGACGCTGGTGAATAATTTTGATCTTGGAAAACTTCTTGGACTCGATGGCTGGATTTTGCACGGCGTTTTAATGGAACGCGCAGGGCGTCAAGTTTCGTACGATCATGTCGGCGAGCATCGGATACTTCTCTCCGAAGTCTATAGCCTTTCCGGCCATGCAGCGGCGCATCTCGCGGATATTTATGTTGAGAAAACGTTTTTGCATAACTCGTTGAATATCAACGTCGGCCGCCTGACCCTGACGCATACTTATGCGACATCGGTTCTGTTGTGCACATTTATGGTGCAATGCTCGGCACCGCCTGCGGTCAAGAGTGTCCAAGGCTGGAGCGTTTATCCGAAAGCAACCTGGGGCGGCACGATGCGTCTGCGTCCAACACGGGATTTGACCCTCCGGACGGGCGTTTATGCTTCGGCTGATCTCAATAAAAACCCTTCGGGTTGGGCATGGGGCAGTGAGGATGTGACGGGCGTCATGCTCCCGATCGAACTGACATGGGAGCCGTTCCTAGGGCCAAAGCGCTTGCCTGGGCATTACAAATTCGGCTTCGGTCACGATACGAGCGGTTTTGCCGACCTCATTGGCAAGGTTCCGCCCGCCATGAACCAGTTTTATCGCGCGCACCAAAAAGAGAGCCGCAACACGTTTTATGTCGAGGTCGATCAGATGATTTACCGTAGCCATGGCGAACACCAGATGGCAGGTGGCTACCTGATGGCAGGATATGTTCATAACACGCCACAAGTCTCTGTTTTTTCCGACGAAGTTTATATCGGCACGTCGTTGCTCGGCATTATTCCATATCGGCCATATGACCGCTTCGGCGTCATGTATTCGTACTATCAGATGAGCAACCGTTTAACCCTTGGCCAAACCCTGCGTTATGCCGCCGGTCTTCCCTATGAAGCTTTCGTCAACGGGCCGCAGACGCATGCGGCGATATTGGAGGCTTATTATGGTGTACCTGTGGTGCCGGGGCTCATCATCCAGCCTTCCTTCGAATATATGATGCGGCCGGGTGAAACATCGGTCATTCCAAACGCCACCGTGATTGGCCTCAAGGTTCTTGGGAATTTGTAG